In Armatimonadota bacterium, one DNA window encodes the following:
- a CDS encoding cellulase family glycosylhydrolase, producing MLPFLAVTVGAQGAPLEALHCKDKSLATSSGKTVALKGVNLGGWLVEEIWMTPFVNAATPGGKEEVVDHASLWSTVEKRLGRAAMLRVRDAYRANWITDADFARIRSAGFNHVRLPFLVELLEEKGGLQLLKNAVASAKKHGLYTVLDMHGAPGGQSNEHHTGKQGRNRLWFDVGNIAKMEKAWTAIGKAFADEPAVAIYDLMNEPMGAPNPAMLHLVYDRVIRAVRKVAPKKVVLVDDGYKGFETTPHPNLANWSNVGFSLHFYHFDAKSSAEHAESLSKRMPELVKLQGYRNAPVYAGEFNVEPHGTPEATKGLIEQWDRAGWSWCMWTYKTMAVNGPMGQWGLYSLAGKADAIDPFHDTEAQMLAKIKKARTESMRSAPGLLEMFKAYLGH from the coding sequence ATGCTGCCCTTCCTCGCCGTGACCGTGGGAGCGCAAGGCGCCCCGCTCGAAGCCCTGCACTGCAAAGACAAGTCGCTGGCCACCTCCAGCGGGAAAACGGTGGCGCTCAAAGGTGTGAATCTCGGCGGCTGGCTGGTCGAAGAGATTTGGATGACCCCGTTCGTCAACGCGGCGACACCCGGTGGAAAGGAGGAAGTCGTCGATCACGCAAGCCTCTGGTCGACGGTGGAGAAGCGCCTGGGTAGGGCCGCGATGCTCCGCGTTCGCGACGCCTACCGAGCGAACTGGATCACGGACGCCGACTTCGCGCGCATCAGGTCGGCAGGCTTTAACCACGTCCGGCTGCCGTTTCTGGTGGAACTCCTAGAGGAGAAGGGCGGCCTGCAATTGCTGAAGAACGCGGTGGCTTCCGCCAAGAAGCACGGACTCTACACGGTCCTCGACATGCACGGCGCGCCGGGCGGCCAAAGCAACGAGCACCACACCGGCAAGCAGGGCCGCAACCGCCTGTGGTTCGACGTCGGGAACATCGCGAAGATGGAGAAGGCCTGGACCGCCATCGGCAAGGCCTTTGCCGACGAGCCGGCGGTCGCCATCTACGACCTGATGAACGAACCGATGGGCGCGCCCAACCCCGCCATGCTGCACCTCGTCTATGACCGGGTGATCCGCGCGGTCCGGAAGGTCGCGCCGAAGAAGGTGGTGCTGGTGGATGACGGCTACAAGGGTTTCGAGACGACGCCCCACCCCAACCTCGCAAACTGGTCGAATGTGGGGTTCTCGCTCCACTTCTATCATTTCGATGCCAAGTCAAGCGCCGAGCACGCGGAGTCCCTATCCAAGCGGATGCCAGAGCTCGTTAAGCTCCAGGGCTATCGCAACGCCCCCGTTTATGCCGGGGAGTTCAACGTGGAGCCTCACGGCACGCCTGAAGCCACAAAGGGGCTGATCGAGCAGTGGGACAGGGCCGGTTGGTCCTGGTGCATGTGGACCTATAAGACGATGGCCGTGAACGGGCCCATGGGGCAGTGGGGCCTCTACAGTCTGGCGGGCAAAGCGGACGCGATTGATCCGTTCCACGACACCGAAGCTCAGATGCTGGCCAAGATCAAGAAGGCCCGCACGGAGAGCATGAGGTCCGCACCTGGGCTGCTGGAGATGTTCAAGGCGTACCTGGGGCATTGA
- a CDS encoding LacI family DNA-binding transcriptional regulator: MSGGPRPNGATLKAVAEAAGVSVSAVCKVLNGKGDSVRVSEPTAANIREAARRLKYSPNALARSLRISKTQTVGLIFENFGQISAGPLYYVELLDGIASELFARRYRLTILPEVPIDLAAQTLGDGRLDGVIWCKMPQDLELHQELFDRGLPIIALNSTPPQGSPMPHCVACDNSTGSELVVEHLCELGHRRIVFALEKREERTPDALARLKGFRDAMAKRGLRVGDREIVCWHTDAREFPEWCAAKHPHTAIFAWNERLGGEILARASETGLDVPHQLSVVGFDSTRYCESTSPRLTAVRQPIKEMAQTAASLLLSLIDGELPKPCHHQYPCTLDVRESTARPRS; this comes from the coding sequence ATGAGCGGTGGACCGAGACCCAATGGGGCAACCCTGAAGGCCGTTGCCGAGGCGGCCGGGGTCTCGGTATCTGCCGTCTGCAAGGTCCTGAACGGCAAGGGCGACTCCGTGAGGGTGAGCGAACCGACCGCCGCAAACATCCGAGAAGCCGCCCGTCGGCTGAAATACAGCCCAAACGCGCTCGCAAGGTCCTTGCGGATATCGAAGACCCAGACGGTTGGGCTCATCTTCGAAAACTTCGGGCAGATCTCGGCGGGGCCGCTCTACTATGTAGAGCTCCTCGACGGCATTGCCAGCGAGCTTTTTGCCCGAAGGTATCGGTTGACGATACTGCCGGAGGTCCCGATCGATCTGGCAGCCCAGACGCTCGGCGATGGGCGGCTCGATGGCGTGATCTGGTGCAAAATGCCCCAGGATCTTGAGCTCCATCAGGAGCTCTTCGACCGAGGGCTGCCCATCATTGCCCTGAACTCCACGCCACCCCAAGGCTCCCCGATGCCGCATTGCGTCGCGTGCGACAACTCGACCGGGTCCGAGCTTGTCGTCGAGCACCTCTGCGAGCTCGGCCATCGACGGATCGTGTTTGCACTGGAGAAGCGAGAGGAACGCACCCCCGACGCTCTGGCACGGCTCAAAGGCTTTCGCGATGCGATGGCCAAGCGGGGCCTAAGGGTGGGCGACCGCGAGATCGTCTGCTGGCATACGGATGCTCGCGAGTTCCCCGAATGGTGCGCCGCGAAACACCCCCACACGGCGATCTTTGCATGGAATGAGCGGTTGGGCGGAGAGATTCTCGCGCGCGCTTCCGAAACGGGGCTCGATGTACCCCATCAACTGAGCGTCGTCGGGTTTGACAGCACGCGGTATTGCGAGTCGACGTCTCCCCGGCTCACGGCCGTCCGACAGCCGATCAAAGAAATGGCGCAGACCGCAGCAAG